The Cloacibacillus sp. genome has a window encoding:
- the cas5c gene encoding type I-C CRISPR-associated protein Cas5c codes for MENRISFKVRGKFALFTDPVTKIGGEKCTYQVPTYEALRGVARSVYWKPTFIWRIDKVRVINQIRTQTKGVKPLNYSGGNSLAFYTYLADVEYHVQAHFEWNPLASELAADRNDNKHYLMLKRYLERGGTRDIFLGARECQGYVEPIEWSDKPEGFYKDVDEVSFGLMFHSFLYPEESGKNELYSRFWYPKMRCGEIDFAGHDGELISKFVHPMKGTQFIDKRNHDARTFDAANVEALS; via the coding sequence CGGACCCGGTAACGAAAATCGGAGGCGAAAAGTGCACCTATCAGGTGCCCACATATGAGGCCCTTCGCGGTGTAGCTCGTTCTGTCTATTGGAAGCCGACTTTTATATGGCGAATAGACAAAGTGCGGGTCATCAACCAGATACGGACTCAGACAAAAGGGGTCAAGCCGCTGAACTATAGCGGGGGCAATAGTCTGGCCTTCTACACTTATCTGGCGGACGTCGAATATCATGTGCAGGCGCACTTTGAGTGGAATCCGTTGGCCTCTGAGCTTGCCGCGGACCGCAATGACAACAAGCATTATCTCATGCTGAAGCGGTATCTTGAACGCGGCGGAACGCGCGATATATTCCTTGGGGCACGCGAATGTCAGGGATATGTGGAACCTATTGAATGGAGCGACAAACCGGAAGGATTTTATAAGGATGTGGACGAAGTTTCTTTCGGGTTGATGTTCCACAGCTTTCTTTATCCGGAGGAATCTGGAAAAAACGAGCTTTACAGCCGTTTCTGGTATCCGAAGATGCGCTGTGGTGAAATTGATTTTGCCGGACATGACGGAGAGTTGATCTCAAAATTTGTGCACCCGATGAAGGGGACTCAGTTCATAGATAAGCGTAATCATGATGCTCGAACGTTTGATGCTGCAAATGTGGAGGCATTATCATGA